In a single window of the Streptomyces sp. HUAS ZL42 genome:
- a CDS encoding DUF2249 domain-containing protein: MSVLTLASNPDDATALESAEAHHARLAGELAGRVRMLTAVDRPPSAAAKIHAGLVAFCDRSLLPHAAAEEAVLYPAAHGMPEARLLIESLIGEHRCLTALVDALRAAPGPVAAAADARALQVLFEEHVAKENGLVLPLLAMTPEVSLAALLRDMHQRLANGTADSGTREDRHIEEGQDMQEGQIEETGGCGGVCGCGGAEETAEPELDVREVPHALRHATVLGALDAVPAGAAMVLVAPHDPLPLLAQIEQRSPGVFSVEYLERGPEAWRLRLNHR, from the coding sequence ATGAGCGTGCTGACCCTCGCCTCGAACCCCGACGACGCCACGGCCCTCGAGAGTGCCGAGGCGCATCACGCCCGCCTGGCCGGTGAACTGGCCGGACGGGTGAGGATGCTGACCGCCGTGGACCGCCCCCCGAGCGCCGCGGCGAAGATCCACGCCGGTCTGGTGGCCTTCTGCGACCGCTCGCTGCTGCCGCACGCCGCCGCCGAGGAGGCCGTGCTCTACCCCGCCGCCCACGGCATGCCCGAGGCCCGCCTGCTCATCGAGAGTCTGATCGGCGAACACCGCTGCCTGACCGCACTCGTCGACGCCCTGCGCGCCGCACCGGGCCCGGTTGCCGCGGCGGCCGACGCCCGGGCCCTGCAGGTGCTCTTCGAGGAACACGTCGCCAAGGAGAACGGCCTTGTGCTGCCCCTGCTCGCCATGACGCCCGAGGTCTCCCTGGCGGCGCTGCTCAGGGACATGCACCAACGGCTCGCGAACGGCACGGCCGACAGCGGCACCCGAGAGGACCGGCACATCGAGGAAGGACAGGACATGCAGGAAGGACAGATCGAGGAGACCGGCGGCTGCGGCGGGGTCTGCGGCTGCGGCGGGGCGGAGGAGACGGCCGAGCCCGAACTGGACGTGCGGGAGGTGCCGCACGCCCTGCGCCACGCCACGGTCCTCGGCGCACTCGACGCCGTTCCGGCGGGCGCCGCGATGGTGCTGGTCGCCCCGCACGACCCGCTGCCGCTGCTGGCGCAGATCGAACAGCGCAGCCCGGGCGTGTTCTCGGTGGAGTACCTGGAACGCGGCCCCGAGGCCTGGCGGTTGCGGCTCAACCACCGCTGA
- a CDS encoding nitrate reductase subunit alpha, whose amino-acid sequence MENDQNGRRRKSPAGEGWPLATRRLLTRREVSADGRAVFGEGDSKWEGFYRDRWAHDKVVRSTHGVNCTGSCSWMVYVKDGIITWEHQATDYPSIGADCPEYEPRGCPRGASFSWYTYSPSRVRYPYVRGALLKLWREARKRLGDPVAAWAEITSDPAKARAYKRARGKGGLVRADWDEVTELIAAAQVHTVKTYGPDRVAGFSPIPAMSIASFAAGARYHSMIGGTLLSFYDWYADLPIASPQVFGDQTDVPEAADWWNAGFLIMWGSNIPVTRTPDAHFLTETRYNGTKVVAVSPDYADNVKHADEWLAPHPGTDGALAMAMGHVILREFLVDREVPYFRDYLRKFTDAPFLVALREHERGLVPDGFLTAADLGQDTEHAESKTVLVDSATGEPVVPNGSLGFRWAKEQGHWNLDLGDVVPELSLLERAEETAEVALPRFDEGATEGGSVLVRGVPVRRIGGRLVTTVFDLMLAQYGVGRPGLPGSWPSSYEDASQPCTPAWQETITSVPAEQAARIGREFARNAERTGGRSMIALGAGTNHWFHSDTIYRAFLALITMTGCQGVNGGGWAHYVGQEKVRPVTGQQHLSFAFDWQRPTRHMAGTSYWYLNSDQWRYEAFGPDEIASPLGEGRFQGKGFADCLAQAVRLGWTPGHPGFNRNPLDLTDEAARAGRPVAEHIVDELKSGRLRFAAEDPDDPANFPRVLTVWRANLLGSSGKGNEYFLRHLLGTDGAVRSEETAPESRPKDVVWRDEAPEGKLDLLVTIDFRMTSTGLYADVVLPAATWYEKDDLSSTDMHPFMHAFTPAIAPPWQARTDYDAFLTIADRFSELAADHLGTRTDVIAVPLLHDTPDELAQPGGVVRDWKTGECDPIPGKTMPKLAVVERDYTAIAQKMRAVGPLLDTLGTTTKGVTVHPDKEIDDLRRRNGTVRDGIAAGRPSLATASHMCEAVLALSGTTNGRLAAEGFRALEKQTGSEGLVELAAEREAERITFADTRTQPRSVMTSYEWSGSETGGRRYSPFVINTEHKKPWHTLTGRQHFFVQHDWISEIGEQLPVYRPPLNSPRHYGDEHLNDGRAEVTVRYLTPHSKWSIHSNYQDNKYMLDLSRGGPVIWMSTADAEKIGAKDNDWIEAYNRNGVVAVRAVVTHRMPEGTVYMYHAQDRNVNVPKTEVSGKRGGIHNSLTRLLIKPTHLAGGYAQFTYAFNYYGPTGNQRDEITVIRRRSQDVEY is encoded by the coding sequence ATGGAGAACGATCAGAACGGACGGCGTCGGAAGTCGCCCGCCGGTGAAGGCTGGCCCCTGGCCACCCGGCGACTGCTCACCCGCCGCGAGGTGTCGGCCGACGGACGCGCCGTGTTCGGAGAGGGCGACTCGAAGTGGGAGGGCTTCTACCGGGACCGCTGGGCGCACGACAAGGTGGTGCGCTCCACGCACGGGGTCAACTGCACCGGTTCCTGCTCGTGGATGGTGTACGTCAAGGACGGCATCATCACCTGGGAGCACCAGGCCACCGACTACCCGTCGATCGGCGCGGACTGCCCCGAGTACGAGCCCCGCGGCTGCCCGCGCGGGGCGTCGTTCTCCTGGTACACCTACTCCCCCAGCCGGGTCCGTTACCCGTACGTGCGCGGCGCGCTGCTGAAGCTGTGGCGCGAGGCCCGTAAGCGGCTCGGCGATCCCGTGGCGGCCTGGGCGGAGATCACCTCCGACCCTGCCAAGGCACGGGCGTACAAGCGGGCCCGCGGCAAGGGCGGCCTGGTGCGCGCCGACTGGGACGAGGTGACCGAGCTGATCGCCGCCGCCCAGGTGCACACCGTCAAGACGTACGGCCCCGACCGGGTGGCGGGGTTCTCTCCCATCCCGGCGATGTCGATCGCGTCGTTCGCGGCCGGCGCCCGGTACCACTCGATGATCGGCGGCACGCTGCTGTCGTTCTACGACTGGTACGCGGACCTGCCCATCGCCTCGCCGCAGGTCTTCGGCGACCAGACCGACGTGCCGGAGGCCGCGGACTGGTGGAACGCGGGCTTTCTGATCATGTGGGGCTCCAACATCCCCGTGACCCGCACGCCCGACGCGCACTTCCTGACCGAGACCCGCTACAACGGCACCAAGGTCGTCGCGGTCAGCCCCGACTACGCCGACAACGTCAAGCACGCCGACGAGTGGCTCGCCCCGCACCCCGGCACGGACGGCGCGCTGGCCATGGCCATGGGCCATGTGATCCTGCGCGAGTTCCTCGTCGACCGCGAAGTGCCGTACTTCCGGGACTACCTGCGCAAGTTCACCGACGCCCCGTTCCTGGTGGCGCTGCGCGAGCACGAGCGCGGTCTCGTCCCGGACGGGTTCCTGACCGCCGCCGACCTCGGACAGGACACGGAGCACGCCGAGTCCAAGACCGTCCTCGTCGACTCGGCCACCGGCGAACCGGTCGTGCCGAACGGTTCGCTCGGCTTCCGCTGGGCGAAGGAGCAGGGCCACTGGAACCTCGACCTCGGCGACGTCGTGCCCGAGCTGAGCCTGCTGGAGCGGGCCGAGGAGACGGCCGAGGTCGCGCTGCCCCGCTTCGACGAGGGCGCGACGGAGGGCGGCTCGGTCCTGGTGCGCGGGGTGCCGGTGCGCCGGATCGGCGGCCGTCTCGTCACCACGGTCTTCGACCTGATGCTCGCCCAGTACGGCGTCGGGCGTCCCGGTCTCCCGGGCAGCTGGCCGTCGTCGTACGAGGACGCGTCGCAGCCCTGCACCCCGGCCTGGCAGGAGACGATCACCTCCGTGCCGGCCGAGCAGGCGGCCCGTATCGGCCGGGAGTTCGCGCGCAACGCCGAGCGCACGGGCGGCCGGTCCATGATCGCGCTGGGTGCCGGAACCAACCACTGGTTCCACTCCGACACCATCTACCGGGCCTTCCTGGCGCTGATCACCATGACCGGCTGCCAGGGCGTCAACGGCGGCGGCTGGGCGCACTACGTCGGCCAGGAGAAGGTCCGCCCGGTCACCGGGCAGCAGCACCTGTCGTTCGCCTTCGACTGGCAGCGGCCCACCCGGCACATGGCGGGTACCTCCTACTGGTACCTGAACTCCGACCAGTGGCGCTACGAGGCCTTCGGGCCCGACGAGATCGCTTCCCCGCTCGGCGAGGGACGGTTCCAGGGCAAGGGCTTCGCCGACTGTCTGGCGCAGGCCGTGCGACTGGGCTGGACGCCCGGCCACCCCGGCTTCAACCGCAACCCGCTCGACCTGACGGACGAAGCCGCCCGGGCCGGCCGGCCGGTCGCCGAGCACATCGTCGACGAGCTGAAGTCGGGGCGGCTGCGGTTCGCCGCCGAGGACCCCGACGACCCGGCCAACTTCCCGCGCGTGCTGACGGTGTGGCGGGCCAACCTGCTCGGCTCCTCCGGCAAGGGCAACGAGTACTTCCTGCGCCACCTGCTGGGCACGGACGGGGCCGTCCGGTCGGAGGAGACCGCGCCCGAGAGCCGTCCGAAGGACGTGGTGTGGCGGGACGAGGCGCCCGAGGGCAAGCTCGACCTGCTGGTCACGATCGACTTCCGGATGACCTCGACCGGCCTGTACGCCGACGTCGTCCTTCCGGCCGCCACCTGGTACGAGAAGGACGACCTGTCCAGCACGGACATGCACCCCTTCATGCACGCCTTCACCCCGGCCATCGCCCCGCCCTGGCAGGCCCGCACCGACTACGACGCCTTCCTGACCATCGCCGACCGGTTCAGCGAGCTGGCAGCCGACCACCTCGGTACCCGCACCGACGTCATCGCGGTGCCGCTGCTGCACGACACGCCGGACGAACTCGCTCAGCCGGGCGGCGTGGTGCGGGACTGGAAGACCGGAGAGTGCGACCCGATTCCCGGGAAGACCATGCCGAAGCTGGCGGTCGTCGAGCGGGACTACACCGCGATCGCGCAGAAGATGCGCGCCGTGGGTCCGCTGCTCGACACCCTGGGCACCACCACCAAGGGCGTCACCGTCCACCCGGACAAGGAGATCGACGACCTCCGGCGCCGCAACGGCACCGTGAGGGACGGAATCGCCGCCGGACGGCCCTCGCTGGCCACCGCGAGCCACATGTGCGAGGCGGTCCTCGCCCTGTCCGGCACCACCAACGGACGACTGGCCGCCGAGGGCTTCCGGGCGCTCGAGAAGCAGACCGGCAGCGAGGGTCTGGTCGAACTCGCCGCCGAACGCGAGGCGGAGCGGATCACGTTCGCCGACACCCGCACGCAGCCCCGCTCGGTGATGACGTCGTACGAGTGGTCGGGCTCGGAGACCGGCGGACGCCGTTACTCACCGTTCGTCATCAACACCGAGCACAAGAAGCCCTGGCACACCCTCACCGGCCGCCAGCACTTCTTCGTCCAGCACGACTGGATCTCCGAGATCGGCGAGCAGCTGCCCGTCTACCGGCCTCCGTTGAACTCGCCCCGGCACTACGGCGACGAGCACCTGAACGACGGCCGGGCCGAGGTCACGGTCCGCTATCTGACCCCGCACTCCAAGTGGTCCATCCACTCGAACTACCAGGACAACAAGTACATGCTCGACCTGTCCCGCGGCGGCCCGGTGATCTGGATGTCCACGGCCGACGCCGAGAAGATCGGCGCCAAGGACAACGACTGGATCGAGGCGTACAACCGCAACGGCGTGGTGGCCGTGCGGGCCGTGGTCACCCACCGCATGCCCGAGGGCACGGTGTACATGTACCACGCCCAGGACCGCAACGTGAACGTGCCGAAGACCGAGGTCAGCGGAAAGCGCGGCGGCATCCACAACTCCCTGACCAGGCTGCTGATCAAGCCCACCCATCTCGCGGGCGGCTACGCACAGTTCACGTACGCCTTCAACTACTACGGCCCGACCGGAAACCAGCGCGACGAGATCACCGTCATCCGCCGTCGCTCGCAGGACGTGGAGTACTGA
- a CDS encoding TIGR04053 family radical SAM/SPASM domain-containing protein: MSAAAHAIRRQRHDAAERPFIVIWESTRACPLACLHCRAEAVPDRDPRELDTAAAKDLLHQVAAFGQPAPLFVITGGDPFQRPDLTELVAHGKEAGVRVAVSPSGTPTLTAERLRELHAAGAVGLSLSLDGSTAEIHDDFRGVPGVFRWTLDAWDTARALGMKVQINTTVARHNLHDLPDIVRLVAEHGAMLWSAFFLVPTGRGRGLGALTAGEVEDVLNFVHDVGLTVPAKTTEAHHFRRVALQRQILAATGDDHVAVLGLGPLYRELRERATELGLDAGARRVRRPPLDVNAGRGFVFVSHTGTVHPSGFLPLGAGSVRETPLTEIYRTSELFTGLRDADRLGGRCGACEFRRVCGGSRSRAYGLTGDPYAEEPWCGYVPGSFPRRRELAALLSGGAEAEPGSTAAPGGKERRVQQER; encoded by the coding sequence ATGAGCGCCGCAGCGCATGCCATCCGCCGCCAGCGGCACGACGCGGCAGAGCGGCCGTTCATCGTCATCTGGGAGTCCACCCGGGCCTGCCCGCTCGCCTGCCTGCACTGCCGTGCCGAGGCCGTGCCCGACCGCGACCCGCGCGAGCTGGACACCGCCGCCGCGAAGGACCTGCTGCACCAGGTGGCCGCCTTCGGGCAGCCCGCCCCACTGTTCGTGATCACCGGCGGTGACCCCTTCCAGCGCCCCGACCTGACCGAGCTCGTCGCTCACGGCAAGGAGGCCGGGGTCCGGGTCGCGGTGTCCCCGTCCGGTACGCCGACGCTCACCGCGGAGCGGCTGCGGGAGCTGCACGCGGCAGGCGCGGTAGGCCTCTCGCTCAGCCTGGACGGCTCCACCGCCGAGATCCACGACGACTTCCGCGGGGTGCCCGGCGTGTTCCGGTGGACCCTGGACGCCTGGGACACCGCTCGCGCCCTCGGCATGAAGGTGCAGATCAACACCACGGTCGCCCGGCACAACCTGCACGACCTCCCCGACATCGTCCGCCTGGTCGCCGAGCACGGGGCGATGCTGTGGAGCGCCTTCTTCCTGGTCCCCACCGGCCGCGGCCGCGGCCTCGGCGCACTGACCGCCGGCGAGGTGGAGGACGTCCTCAACTTCGTCCACGACGTCGGCCTGACCGTGCCGGCCAAGACCACCGAGGCACACCACTTCCGGCGCGTCGCGCTGCAGCGCCAGATCCTCGCCGCCACCGGCGACGACCACGTGGCGGTGCTCGGACTCGGGCCGCTGTACCGGGAGTTGCGCGAGCGGGCCACCGAGCTGGGGCTGGACGCCGGAGCGCGCCGGGTGCGGCGACCGCCGCTGGACGTGAACGCGGGCCGCGGCTTCGTCTTCGTCTCCCACACCGGAACCGTGCACCCCAGCGGCTTCCTGCCGCTGGGCGCCGGAAGCGTTCGTGAGACACCGCTGACGGAGATCTACCGCACCTCGGAACTGTTCACCGGGCTGCGGGACGCCGACCGGCTGGGTGGCCGGTGCGGGGCGTGCGAGTTCCGCCGTGTCTGCGGCGGCTCGCGCTCCAGGGCGTACGGCCTCACCGGCGACCCGTACGCCGAGGAGCCCTGGTGCGGTTACGTCCCCGGTTCCTTCCCCCGCCGACGGGAACTGGCCGCGCTGCTGTCCGGCGGCGCCGAGGCGGAACCCGGTTCGACCGCCGCCCCGGGTGGCAAGGAGCGCCGTGTACAGCAAGAACGATGA
- a CDS encoding multicopper oxidase domain-containing protein translates to MYSKNDDPAGGGGRPPSRFKASGLRSRHLAAHVVVAAWAVLALLAASAQQTLPVARWLAIHLFLLGAATTAIVVWSEHFAVAMLHAPQPDRRWSNARLAGVNAGAAGVLAGVWADLPVLTGAGCALLIAAVGAHLVVLVRMGRGALGGRLAPIADYYRAAAAALIVGAVLGWLLATGQAGPQHYTGLKLAHVHVTLLGWIGLPVLGTLFMLWPTVLGVRMAERTTRLARRVLALTGGGLLITVAGLSAGRRSAAVLGVALYAVGVAVAAQLFARTVRRRPAISAAAAWMLAAAGGWLVVGVVTDLVLLVVRPPAELRDDIGSLLPVLLVGLVAQVLIGALTYLLPIVLTSGPKERAALRAVLERGWAARLVVLNLGVALLALPLPGPPGTAGMLMAGAAGAVFLALAVRVLVRGGRGLLQNTDRAGVSRRPALWGTVAGAVLTVLAVLVANSGGDTGGGTSAAGTSGAGAGTTRTVAVTLADMRIRPARVEVAAGTVLRLKVTNTDAQRHDLKIEDGPATPMLAKGGTRVLDLGQVTGNRQAWCTLPGHRAAGMTMDIVVKEDTATDSGEHKGHTSAAAADGGPDLSADFSTGWQARGADLAPAPGGTVHKVELHAAHTTVEVAPGVQQQMWTFGGSAPGPTLHGKVGDTFEVTLANDDEGMGHGIDFHAGSLAPDVPMRTIQPGERLVYRFRAEKAGAWLYHCSTAPMLQHIGNGMYGAVIIDPPGLEKADHEYVLVSSELYLGTPGSTAQVAKMRQNTPDAWVFNGVADQYAKQPLKVKAGDRARFWVVAAGPSDGIAFHMVGTVFDTVYKEGAYLLQPDQAGGAQVLDLAAAQGGFVETTFPQAGHYAFVDHDMRHAEAGAHGMVEVSR, encoded by the coding sequence GTGTACAGCAAGAACGATGACCCGGCCGGTGGCGGTGGTCGCCCGCCCAGCAGGTTCAAGGCGTCCGGACTGCGCAGCCGGCACCTGGCCGCCCATGTCGTGGTCGCGGCCTGGGCAGTGCTCGCGCTGCTGGCGGCGAGCGCGCAGCAGACGTTGCCGGTTGCCCGCTGGCTGGCGATCCACCTGTTCCTGCTCGGCGCCGCCACCACCGCGATCGTGGTGTGGAGCGAGCACTTCGCCGTCGCCATGCTGCACGCCCCGCAGCCCGACCGGCGGTGGAGCAACGCCCGGCTGGCGGGCGTCAACGCCGGGGCCGCGGGCGTCCTCGCCGGCGTGTGGGCCGACCTGCCCGTGCTGACCGGTGCCGGGTGCGCCCTGCTGATCGCCGCGGTAGGAGCGCACCTGGTGGTGCTGGTCCGGATGGGCCGGGGCGCGCTGGGCGGACGGCTCGCCCCGATCGCCGACTACTACCGGGCCGCAGCGGCGGCACTGATCGTCGGCGCGGTGCTGGGCTGGTTGCTGGCCACCGGCCAGGCCGGCCCGCAGCACTACACCGGGCTGAAGTTGGCCCATGTGCATGTCACCCTCCTCGGCTGGATCGGACTGCCCGTGCTGGGCACGCTGTTCATGCTCTGGCCCACCGTCCTGGGCGTCCGCATGGCCGAACGCACCACCCGGCTGGCGCGCCGGGTGCTGGCCCTGACCGGGGGCGGGTTGCTGATCACCGTCGCCGGCCTGTCGGCCGGACGGCGCTCCGCCGCCGTCCTCGGAGTCGCCCTCTACGCGGTGGGCGTCGCCGTCGCCGCGCAGCTGTTCGCCCGTACGGTGCGCCGGCGGCCCGCGATCTCGGCGGCCGCCGCGTGGATGCTGGCCGCCGCCGGGGGATGGCTGGTCGTCGGCGTGGTGACGGACCTGGTGCTCCTGGTCGTACGGCCGCCGGCCGAGCTGCGGGACGACATCGGGTCCCTGCTTCCGGTGCTGCTCGTCGGCCTGGTCGCGCAGGTCCTCATCGGGGCCCTCACCTATCTGCTGCCCATCGTCCTGACGAGCGGTCCCAAGGAAAGGGCCGCGCTACGGGCGGTACTCGAGCGGGGCTGGGCCGCGCGGCTCGTCGTGCTCAACCTCGGCGTGGCGCTGCTCGCGCTTCCGCTGCCCGGGCCCCCGGGCACGGCGGGCATGCTGATGGCCGGGGCGGCCGGGGCCGTGTTCCTCGCCCTGGCAGTGCGTGTGCTGGTCCGCGGCGGACGGGGTCTCCTCCAGAACACGGACCGGGCCGGCGTGTCACGGCGGCCCGCCCTGTGGGGCACGGTCGCCGGCGCCGTACTGACCGTGCTGGCCGTGCTCGTGGCCAACAGCGGCGGGGACACGGGCGGCGGGACGAGCGCCGCCGGGACGTCGGGTGCGGGCGCCGGGACCACCCGCACGGTCGCCGTCACCCTGGCCGACATGCGTATCCGGCCGGCCCGCGTCGAGGTCGCGGCGGGCACCGTACTGCGGCTGAAGGTCACCAACACCGACGCCCAGCGCCACGACCTCAAGATCGAGGACGGTCCCGCCACCCCGATGCTCGCCAAGGGCGGCACCCGCGTACTCGACCTCGGGCAGGTCACGGGGAACCGCCAGGCGTGGTGCACCCTGCCGGGCCACCGGGCGGCCGGGATGACCATGGACATCGTCGTGAAAGAAGACACGGCCACGGACAGCGGCGAACACAAGGGGCACACCTCGGCCGCCGCCGCCGACGGCGGCCCGGACCTCTCCGCCGACTTCTCCACCGGCTGGCAGGCACGCGGAGCCGACCTGGCCCCCGCGCCCGGCGGAACCGTCCACAAAGTCGAACTGCACGCCGCGCACACCACGGTCGAGGTGGCTCCGGGCGTGCAGCAGCAGATGTGGACCTTCGGCGGCTCGGCACCGGGCCCCACCCTGCACGGCAAGGTCGGCGACACCTTCGAGGTCACGCTCGCCAACGACGACGAAGGCATGGGCCACGGCATCGACTTCCACGCCGGCTCCCTCGCCCCGGACGTGCCGATGCGCACCATCCAGCCCGGTGAGCGCCTGGTCTACCGGTTCCGCGCCGAGAAGGCCGGGGCCTGGCTGTATCACTGCAGCACCGCGCCCATGCTCCAGCACATCGGCAACGGCATGTACGGCGCAGTGATCATCGACCCGCCCGGCCTGGAGAAGGCCGACCACGAATACGTGCTGGTCTCCTCCGAGCTCTACCTCGGCACACCCGGCAGTACCGCCCAGGTGGCGAAGATGCGTCAGAACACCCCGGACGCCTGGGTGTTCAACGGCGTCGCCGACCAGTACGCCAAACAGCCGCTGAAGGTGAAGGCCGGCGATCGGGCCCGCTTCTGGGTGGTCGCCGCCGGACCGAGCGACGGCATCGCCTTCCACATGGTCGGCACCGTCTTCGACACCGTGTACAAGGAGGGCGCCTACCTGCTCCAGCCGGACCAGGCGGGCGGCGCGCAGGTGCTGGACCTGGCCGCGGCGCAGGGCGGCTTCGTGGAGACGACGTTCCCCCAGGCCGGCCACTACGCGTTCGTCGACCACGACATGCGCCACGCCGAAGCCGGCGCGCACGGCATGGTGGAGGTGAGCCGCTGA
- a CDS encoding MFS transporter, producing the protein MLALATVGFAVNFWAWALLSPLGPRFKDSLDLSSFEQSLLVAVPVVVGSLGRIPVGALTDRFGGRVMFPLVSAATIVPVLYLGLAGHSSLVALLVGGFFLGIGGTAFAVGVPLVNAWFPPERRGLAIGVFGAGMGGTAISALTTVKLVDANSMSTPFLITAAALAVYAVAAALLLRDAPGRSVPTEPLARRLAATARLRITWQAAALYAVAFGGYVAFSVYLPTYLKTGYGLTQADAANRMAGFVLLAVAMRPIGGWLSDRLGPVRVLAGSLAVVVAGAVTQSFTPSLAPVGTIAFLAMAAALGAGSGATFALVALRTPADQVGSVTGVVGAAGGLGGFLPPLVMGSLYGEYGTYAAGLALLAIVAAAALAFTLTGVRAASEGGERGRRTGRRRGHRTADSAA; encoded by the coding sequence ATGCTGGCCCTGGCCACGGTCGGTTTCGCCGTGAACTTCTGGGCGTGGGCGCTGCTCAGCCCGCTCGGCCCCCGGTTCAAGGACAGCCTCGACCTGTCGTCGTTCGAGCAGTCCCTGCTGGTGGCGGTGCCGGTCGTGGTGGGCTCGCTGGGCCGGATCCCGGTGGGCGCGCTGACCGACCGGTTCGGCGGCCGGGTGATGTTCCCGCTCGTGTCGGCGGCCACCATCGTGCCGGTGCTCTACCTCGGCCTGGCAGGGCATTCCTCGCTCGTCGCCCTGCTGGTGGGCGGGTTCTTCCTCGGTATCGGCGGCACCGCGTTCGCCGTCGGCGTGCCCCTCGTCAACGCCTGGTTCCCGCCGGAGCGCCGAGGACTCGCCATCGGCGTGTTCGGCGCCGGCATGGGCGGCACCGCCATCAGCGCCCTGACCACCGTGAAGCTGGTCGACGCGAACAGCATGTCCACCCCCTTCCTGATCACCGCGGCGGCACTGGCCGTCTACGCCGTGGCGGCCGCACTGCTGCTGCGCGACGCACCCGGCCGCAGCGTGCCGACCGAGCCGCTGGCCCGCCGACTGGCCGCCACCGCCCGGCTGCGCATCACCTGGCAGGCAGCCGCACTGTACGCGGTCGCGTTCGGTGGCTACGTCGCCTTCTCCGTCTACCTGCCCACCTACCTCAAGACCGGCTACGGGCTCACCCAGGCCGACGCCGCGAACCGCATGGCCGGCTTCGTGCTGCTGGCGGTGGCGATGCGCCCGATCGGCGGCTGGCTGTCCGACCGGCTGGGCCCGGTCCGGGTGCTGGCCGGGTCGCTGGCCGTGGTCGTGGCCGGAGCGGTGACCCAGTCGTTCACCCCGTCCCTGGCACCGGTGGGCACCATCGCCTTCCTGGCCATGGCCGCCGCGCTCGGCGCGGGCAGCGGAGCGACCTTCGCCCTGGTGGCCCTGCGGACGCCCGCCGACCAGGTCGGCTCGGTCACCGGAGTCGTCGGCGCCGCGGGCGGCCTGGGCGGCTTCCTGCCCCCGCTGGTGATGGGCTCGCTGTACGGGGAGTACGGGACGTACGCGGCCGGCCTCGCCCTGCTCGCGATCGTGGCCGCCGCAGCGCTGGCCTTCACCCTCACCGGTGTCCGCGCCGCATCCGAAGGCGGCGAGCGGGGGCGGCGCACCGGCCGCCGGCGCGGTCACCGCACCGCCGACAGCGCCGCGTAA
- a CDS encoding pyridoxamine 5'-phosphate oxidase family protein: protein MFQNDAFRALDRQECLRLLTKVPVGRVVYTRQALPAVLPINFSLDSDASILLRTSQGSDLVRAIDGVVVAFEADEFDAATRSGWSVVVTGRATVVTDPAEHERLLQAGPTSWMPLRESVFVRIESEMATGRELRGVTVAQ from the coding sequence ATGTTCCAGAACGACGCCTTTCGCGCACTCGACCGGCAGGAGTGCCTGCGCCTGCTCACGAAGGTGCCGGTCGGCCGCGTGGTCTACACCAGGCAGGCTCTGCCCGCGGTCCTTCCCATCAACTTCTCCCTGGACTCGGACGCCTCCATCCTGCTGCGTACCTCGCAGGGCTCGGATCTGGTCCGCGCAATCGACGGCGTCGTGGTCGCCTTCGAGGCGGACGAGTTCGACGCGGCGACCCGGTCCGGCTGGAGCGTGGTCGTCACCGGACGGGCCACCGTGGTGACCGATCCCGCGGAGCACGAGCGCCTGCTGCAGGCCGGCCCCACTTCCTGGATGCCCCTGCGGGAGTCCGTGTTCGTGCGCATCGAATCCGAGATGGCCACCGGGCGCGAGCTCAGGGGCGTGACCGTCGCGCAGTGA